Proteins encoded by one window of Streptococcus suis S735:
- a CDS encoding ABC transporter permease, producing MLNKYKNLALPLMAVVSGILLGAIVMLVFGYDPIWGYEELFYSAFGNIKSIGEIFRAMAPLVFTALGFAVASRAGFFNVGLSGQAYVGWVFAGWFALANPDLPRPVLILGTVLIAMLAGGIAGAIPGILRAYLGTSEVIVTIMMNYILLYSCNYIIRDVFADSLMKNTDSTVNVSANASYQTEWLRALTDNSRMNIGIFFAIIAVFVIWFLLTKTTLGFEIRSVGLNPTASDYAGMSAKRTIILSMIISGALAGLGGAIQGLGTFQNVYIQSGNLDIGFNGMSVALLASNSPLGIPLAAFLFGVLSVGAPGMVRAQIPPELINVVTASIIFFIGVKFIFEQLLKSRNKAKGAK from the coding sequence ATGCTTAATAAATATAAGAATTTGGCCCTTCCATTAATGGCTGTGGTCAGCGGTATCCTACTTGGAGCGATTGTCATGCTTGTTTTTGGCTACGATCCAATTTGGGGCTATGAAGAGTTATTCTATTCAGCTTTTGGTAATATCAAATCAATTGGTGAAATTTTCCGTGCAATGGCACCACTTGTTTTCACTGCTCTCGGTTTCGCAGTAGCTAGTCGTGCAGGTTTCTTCAACGTTGGTTTGTCTGGTCAGGCCTATGTTGGTTGGGTTTTTGCTGGATGGTTTGCCTTGGCAAATCCTGACTTACCACGCCCAGTTTTGATTTTGGGAACAGTCTTAATTGCCATGTTGGCAGGCGGTATTGCTGGAGCTATTCCAGGTATTCTACGTGCCTATTTGGGAACAAGTGAAGTTATCGTTACGATTATGATGAACTACATCTTACTCTATTCATGTAACTATATCATTCGTGATGTATTTGCAGATAGTTTGATGAAGAATACAGACTCGACAGTTAACGTGTCAGCAAATGCCTCTTACCAAACAGAGTGGCTCCGTGCATTGACAGATAACTCACGTATGAATATTGGTATTTTCTTTGCCATTATTGCAGTTTTTGTGATTTGGTTCCTATTGACCAAAACGACTCTTGGTTTTGAGATTCGCTCAGTGGGGCTTAACCCAACAGCATCGGATTATGCAGGTATGTCTGCTAAACGTACGATTATTCTATCTATGATTATTTCAGGTGCTCTTGCGGGTCTTGGGGGAGCTATCCAAGGTTTGGGTACTTTCCAAAACGTTTATATCCAAAGCGGTAACTTGGATATTGGTTTTAATGGTATGTCAGTAGCGCTTTTAGCTTCTAATTCACCGTTAGGTATCCCATTGGCTGCCTTTCTATTCGGTGTTCTTTCTGTCGGTGCCCCAGGTATGGTACGTGCACAGATTCCACCTGAATTGATCAACGTTGTTACGGCATCAATCATTTTCTTTATCGGTGTGAAATTTATTTTTGAACAATTATTAAAATCTAGAAATAAAGCGAAAGGAGCGAAATAA
- a CDS encoding ABC transporter permease, translated as MNVSILALLISQMLIYSAPLIFTSLGGVFSERGGIVNVGLEGIMVIGAFAGVVFNIEFAGTFGNATPLLAVIVGGLAGVVFAAIHAMATINFRADHVVSGTVLNLLAPALGVFLVKVIYNKGQTDSITESFGKFSFPILADIPIIGEIFFKNTSLMGYVAIATAFLAWFILYKTKFGLRLRSVGEHPQAADTLGINVYAMRYAGVLIAGFLGGVGGAVSAQSVNINFSATTIVGSGFIALAAVIFGKWNPIGAMLASLFFGLSQSLAVVGGQLPGLKDIPTVYLQIAPYLITVIALSAFFGKAVAPKADGINYIKSK; from the coding sequence ATGAATGTTTCAATTCTTGCCTTACTCATTTCGCAAATGTTGATTTATTCAGCACCCTTAATCTTTACCAGTCTTGGAGGAGTTTTCTCTGAACGCGGTGGTATTGTAAACGTTGGTCTAGAAGGAATCATGGTTATCGGTGCCTTTGCTGGTGTTGTTTTCAATATCGAATTTGCAGGGACATTTGGTAATGCTACTCCATTATTAGCTGTTATTGTAGGAGGTCTTGCTGGTGTTGTCTTTGCCGCCATTCATGCGATGGCGACGATTAATTTCCGTGCAGACCACGTTGTATCAGGTACGGTGTTGAACCTTTTGGCTCCAGCATTGGGAGTTTTCCTAGTCAAGGTTATCTATAATAAGGGGCAAACTGATAGTATTACTGAATCATTTGGTAAATTTTCATTCCCTATCTTGGCAGATATTCCAATCATTGGTGAAATTTTCTTCAAAAATACAAGCTTGATGGGTTATGTAGCTATTGCAACAGCATTTCTTGCTTGGTTCATCCTTTATAAAACCAAGTTCGGTTTGCGCCTTCGTTCAGTAGGTGAACATCCGCAGGCAGCAGATACTTTGGGAATCAATGTCTACGCTATGCGTTATGCAGGTGTGTTGATTGCTGGTTTCCTTGGTGGTGTTGGTGGAGCTGTAAGTGCTCAATCAGTGAATATCAACTTCTCTGCAACAACAATCGTAGGTTCAGGTTTCATCGCTCTAGCAGCTGTAATTTTCGGTAAGTGGAATCCAATTGGTGCTATGCTTGCCAGTCTATTCTTCGGTCTTTCGCAAAGTTTGGCAGTAGTGGGTGGACAATTACCAGGATTGAAAGATATTCCAACGGTTTATCTTCAAATTGCACCATATTTGATTACTGTTATTGCTCTGTCTGCTTTCTTTGGTAAAGCAGTCGCTCCTAAAGCAGACGGTATCAACTATATCAAATCTAAATAA
- a CDS encoding pyrimidine-nucleoside phosphorylase: MRAVDLIQKKRDGLELSSEEIKWLIDGYVAGTVPDYQMSALAMAIYFKGMSTREISDLTMSMVATGEQIDLSAIPGIKVDKHSTGGVGDKVTLILAPLVASFDIPVAKMSGRGLGHTGGTLDKLESIKGYQIEVSQADFIKQVQDTGVAVIGQSDNLVKADKLLYALRDVTATVDIIPLIASSVMSKKIAAGADAILLDVTVGEGAFMKTVEEARVLAQTMVDLGKAVGRKTVAVLTDMSQPVGTSIGNRLEILEAIEILQGKGREDVTEFICELAQIMLGLANVEKSIEEVRQHIDNGAALKKFEEMVRAQGGDLEDLYRPVQVTQQVPVLAEEDGYIVGLPALEFGLFAMKLGAGRAVKTDNLDYETGIVFHKKVGEAVSKGEQIATIYANENILENMLTNFQKNVKIDKESVKTKEIIEIIS, from the coding sequence ATGAGAGCAGTTGATTTAATTCAAAAAAAGCGTGATGGCTTAGAACTATCGTCTGAAGAAATCAAATGGTTGATTGATGGATATGTAGCTGGGACAGTACCGGATTATCAAATGTCAGCCTTAGCGATGGCGATTTATTTTAAAGGGATGTCAACGCGTGAGATTTCTGATTTGACGATGTCCATGGTTGCAACGGGTGAACAGATTGATTTGTCTGCAATTCCAGGCATCAAGGTAGATAAGCATTCTACAGGTGGTGTCGGAGATAAGGTCACACTCATCTTAGCGCCATTGGTAGCAAGTTTTGATATTCCAGTTGCAAAGATGAGCGGTCGTGGGCTTGGTCATACTGGTGGAACCTTGGATAAGTTAGAGTCAATCAAAGGATACCAGATTGAAGTTAGTCAAGCAGATTTCATCAAGCAAGTTCAAGATACTGGTGTTGCAGTTATTGGTCAGTCAGATAATCTTGTCAAAGCTGATAAACTACTCTATGCCCTTCGTGACGTGACAGCAACCGTTGACATTATTCCGCTGATTGCCAGCTCAGTAATGTCTAAGAAAATTGCCGCAGGTGCGGATGCGATTCTTCTAGATGTCACGGTGGGAGAAGGTGCCTTCATGAAGACTGTTGAAGAAGCACGGGTTCTAGCTCAAACTATGGTGGATCTTGGGAAAGCGGTTGGTCGTAAGACAGTTGCTGTTTTAACTGACATGTCTCAACCAGTTGGAACTTCGATTGGAAATCGTTTGGAAATTTTAGAGGCTATTGAAATTTTACAGGGTAAAGGTCGAGAAGATGTTACCGAATTTATCTGTGAATTAGCCCAAATTATGTTGGGGCTTGCTAATGTTGAGAAAAGCATTGAAGAAGTACGTCAACATATTGACAATGGTGCAGCATTGAAGAAATTTGAAGAGATGGTCCGTGCTCAAGGTGGTGACTTAGAAGATTTATATCGCCCAGTTCAGGTTACACAGCAAGTTCCAGTTCTTGCGGAAGAGGATGGCTATATTGTGGGACTTCCTGCTTTGGAATTTGGTCTCTTTGCAATGAAACTGGGTGCAGGTCGTGCAGTCAAAACTGACAATTTAGATTATGAAACGGGTATTGTTTTCCATAAGAAAGTGGGGGAAGCTGTTTCTAAAGGCGAACAAATCGCAACGATTTATGCCAATGAAAATATTTTGGAAAACATGCTTACAAATTTCCAAAAAAATGTTAAAATAGATAAAGAAAGTGTAAAAACGAAAGAAATCATCGAGATTATTTCTTAA
- a CDS encoding BMP family lipoprotein, whose protein sequence is MNKKLVGLGLAAVAAVSLAACGNRASKSSSSEASSSADTSVKAAIVTDIGGVDDRSFNQSAWEGLQEWGKAASLSKGNGYDYFQSASESDYITNLDSAVAGGYNLVFGIGFALESAIAEVAPNNPNTHYVIVDSVVPDQDNVVSVGFADHEASYLAGVAAAKSTKTNHVGFIGGMEGVIIDRFEAGFVAGAKSVNKDIKITVDYAGSFGDAAKGQTLAAAQYAAGADVIFHASGGTGNGVFAAAKAENETRNEADKVWVIGVDRDQSAEGTYTSKDGKSSNFVLASTLKQVGTSVKDIATKAAAGDFPGGQVLQFSLKDKGVELAETNLSEDASKAVADAKQAILDGKVEVPEKP, encoded by the coding sequence ATGAACAAGAAACTTGTTGGACTGGGTCTAGCAGCTGTTGCGGCTGTATCTTTGGCTGCATGTGGTAACCGTGCTTCAAAAAGCAGTAGCTCAGAAGCATCTTCATCAGCGGACACATCTGTGAAAGCTGCTATCGTTACTGACATTGGTGGTGTTGATGACCGTTCATTTAACCAATCTGCTTGGGAAGGTCTTCAAGAGTGGGGTAAAGCAGCTAGTCTTTCCAAAGGTAATGGCTACGATTACTTCCAATCAGCTAGTGAATCAGATTATATCACAAACCTTGATTCAGCTGTTGCTGGTGGTTACAATCTTGTATTCGGTATTGGTTTTGCCTTGGAGAGTGCGATTGCTGAGGTTGCACCAAATAATCCTAATACACACTATGTAATCGTGGATAGTGTTGTTCCAGATCAAGACAATGTAGTTAGCGTAGGTTTCGCAGACCATGAAGCATCATATCTTGCTGGTGTTGCTGCAGCTAAATCAACTAAAACAAATCACGTAGGTTTCATCGGTGGTATGGAAGGTGTTATCATCGATCGCTTTGAAGCTGGTTTCGTTGCTGGTGCTAAGTCTGTAAACAAAGACATCAAGATTACAGTTGACTATGCAGGTTCATTTGGTGATGCTGCTAAAGGTCAAACTCTTGCAGCTGCTCAATATGCTGCAGGTGCAGATGTTATTTTCCACGCTTCTGGTGGTACTGGTAACGGTGTATTTGCAGCTGCTAAAGCAGAAAACGAAACTCGTAATGAAGCAGATAAAGTTTGGGTAATCGGTGTTGACCGTGACCAATCAGCAGAAGGTACATACACTTCTAAAGATGGTAAGTCTTCTAACTTTGTATTGGCTTCAACATTGAAACAAGTTGGTACTTCGGTTAAAGATATTGCAACTAAGGCAGCTGCAGGTGATTTCCCTGGCGGTCAAGTACTTCAATTCTCATTGAAAGATAAAGGTGTTGAATTGGCAGAAACTAACCTTTCAGAAGATGCTTCTAAAGCAGTTGCAGATGCTAAACAAGCAATTTTGGATGGCAAAGTAGAAGTTCCTGAAAAACCTTAA
- a CDS encoding dihydrofolate reductase family protein codes for MRRLVLNIAMSLDGFIARKDGSYDWIEGHGTDKYDTVLQFDNQKFFNSCDTVVMGRKSLEDCPLEMIEGYQEKQFIVASHTEQTDYGNVRFVRDIIGEIMELRSREGGDIWLFGGASLVQDCLEAGVIDHLIIGIIPTILGDGIPLFASLLEEKKLLLVESTVTDGIAMLRYDIRR; via the coding sequence GTGAGACGATTGGTGTTAAATATTGCAATGAGTTTAGATGGATTTATTGCACGTAAGGACGGAAGCTACGATTGGATTGAAGGACATGGTACCGATAAATACGATACAGTCTTACAGTTTGATAATCAAAAATTCTTTAACAGCTGTGATACAGTTGTGATGGGGAGAAAATCATTAGAAGATTGTCCGTTGGAAATGATTGAAGGATATCAGGAAAAGCAATTTATCGTTGCGAGTCATACCGAGCAGACGGACTATGGTAATGTGCGTTTCGTAAGGGACATCATTGGGGAGATTATGGAACTTCGTTCTAGAGAAGGTGGAGATATTTGGTTGTTTGGTGGAGCAAGTCTGGTTCAGGACTGTTTAGAGGCGGGAGTGATTGATCACCTTATTATTGGGATTATTCCTACTATTTTGGGTGACGGTATTCCACTTTTCGCCTCACTTTTGGAAGAAAAGAAATTGCTCTTGGTAGAGTCCACTGTCACAGATGGAATTGCTATGTTACGTTATGATATTAGAAGGTAA
- a CDS encoding cytidine deaminase — protein sequence METIDLIELAVKNSQKAYVPYSKFPVSAVLVAKTGEIFTGVNIENASFGLTNCAERTAIFKAISEGVKDFSEIIIYGETEKPISPCGACRQVMAEFFDKDLKVTLVAKDKSTVEMTVGELLPYSFTDLT from the coding sequence ATGGAGACTATTGATTTAATTGAATTAGCTGTAAAAAACAGTCAAAAAGCATACGTACCGTACTCAAAGTTTCCAGTTAGTGCAGTTCTTGTAGCTAAGACAGGGGAAATATTTACGGGTGTAAACATTGAAAATGCAAGCTTTGGTTTGACCAATTGCGCTGAGAGGACAGCTATTTTCAAGGCTATTTCTGAAGGTGTGAAAGATTTTTCTGAAATCATTATTTATGGTGAAACAGAAAAGCCAATATCTCCTTGTGGAGCTTGTCGCCAAGTTATGGCAGAATTTTTTGATAAGGATTTAAAAGTGACCTTGGTCGCTAAAGATAAATCGACAGTCGAGATGACAGTCGGGGAATTACTTCCATATTCCTTTACAGACTTAACGTAG
- a CDS encoding class I SAM-dependent methyltransferase translates to MSNMYYEKNPTIAHDIHEIHVNLLDTPMSFMTDAGVFSKKMVDYGSQVLLKNLYFEKGASVLDVGCGYGPIGLTLAKVFSTKTTLIDINSRALDLATKNAERNGVIAKIYQSNIYENVDETFNHIVSNPPIRAGKSVVHEVIAGAFQRLEAHGTLSIVIQKKQGAPSAKAKMEEVFGNCQIIKKDKGYYILESVKE, encoded by the coding sequence ATGTCCAATATGTATTACGAAAAAAATCCTACAATAGCACATGATATTCATGAAATCCACGTAAACTTACTAGACACCCCAATGTCTTTCATGACAGATGCAGGTGTTTTTAGCAAGAAGATGGTTGATTATGGTAGTCAAGTGCTTTTAAAAAACCTTTATTTTGAAAAAGGGGCATCAGTGTTGGATGTTGGCTGTGGTTATGGACCAATTGGTTTGACACTTGCTAAGGTGTTTAGTACCAAGACAACACTGATTGATATTAATAGCAGAGCTTTGGATTTAGCTACAAAAAATGCAGAGAGGAATGGTGTTATCGCTAAAATTTATCAATCAAATATCTACGAGAATGTGGACGAAACATTTAATCATATTGTTTCAAATCCACCTATTCGGGCCGGAAAATCGGTTGTACATGAAGTAATTGCTGGGGCTTTTCAACGCTTAGAGGCACACGGAACCTTGTCCATTGTCATTCAAAAGAAACAAGGCGCACCGAGTGCTAAAGCTAAGATGGAAGAGGTGTTCGGCAACTGCCAGATTATAAAGAAAGATAAGGGTTACTACATCCTTGAAAGTGTGAAAGAATGA
- the deoC gene encoding deoxyribose-phosphate aldolase, translated as MKLNKYIDHTILKPETTQEQVEKILAEAKEYDFASVCVNPTWVALAAESLKDSDVKVCTVIGFPLGANTPAVKAFETKDAISNGADEIDMVINIGALKTGNYDLVLEDIKAVVAASGDKLVKVIIEACLLTDDEKVKGCQLSQEAGADYVKTSTGFSTGGATVADVALMRKTVGPDMGVKASGGARSYEDAIAFIEAGASRIGASSGVAIMNGAQADGDY; from the coding sequence ATGAAATTGAATAAATATATTGACCATACAATCTTGAAACCTGAGACAACACAAGAGCAGGTTGAAAAAATTTTAGCAGAAGCAAAAGAATATGATTTTGCAAGTGTCTGTGTTAACCCAACTTGGGTTGCTTTAGCAGCTGAAAGCTTGAAAGATAGTGATGTAAAAGTTTGTACGGTTATTGGTTTCCCTCTCGGAGCAAACACACCTGCTGTAAAAGCGTTCGAAACAAAAGATGCAATTTCAAATGGAGCAGATGAGATTGACATGGTTATCAATATCGGTGCTCTGAAAACTGGAAATTACGATTTGGTTTTGGAGGATATTAAAGCTGTTGTAGCAGCAAGTGGTGATAAACTAGTCAAAGTTATCATCGAAGCGTGTCTCCTTACTGATGATGAGAAAGTGAAGGGGTGTCAATTATCTCAAGAAGCTGGTGCGGACTATGTTAAAACATCTACAGGATTTTCTACAGGTGGTGCTACAGTAGCGGATGTTGCCTTGATGAGAAAAACAGTAGGTCCTGACATGGGAGTGAAGGCTTCTGGTGGTGCACGTTCGTATGAAGATGCTATTGCTTTTATCGAAGCAGGAGCGTCTCGTATTGGTGCGTCATCAGGCGTGGCAATCATGAATGGAGCACAGGCGGATGGAGACTATTGA
- a CDS encoding ABC transporter ATP-binding protein, which translates to MTKDYVIEMHNITKIFGEFVANDHINLNVRRGEIHALLGENGAGKSTLMNMLAGLLEPTSGEIVINGQSVKIDSPSKAAQLGIGMVHQHFMLVDAFTVAENIILGSETTKGGVIDLKKAIAEIKELSAKYGLEVDPTAKVADISVGAQQRVEILKTLYRGADLLIFDEPTAVLTPAEIAELLKIMKALVEEGKSIILITHKLDEIRAVADSVTVIRRGKSIETVAVEGATNQDLAEWMVGRSVSFKTEKVEANPKEVILSIKDLVVNENRGIPAVKGLSLDVRAGEVVGIAGIDGNGQSELIQAITGLRKVKSGSITIKGEEVVGKTPRKITEMQVSHVPEDRHRDGLVLPMTVAENFALQTYYKEPISKNGILNYNIINEKARALMEEFDVRGTSELVPIKALSGGNQQKAIIAREIDRNPDLFIVSQPTRGLDVGAIEYIRKRLIAERDKGKAVLVVSFELDEILDVSDRIAVIHDGVIHGIVEPAKTNKQELGVLMAGGHIEKGEEHA; encoded by the coding sequence ATGACTAAGGATTATGTCATTGAAATGCACAATATCACTAAGATATTTGGGGAATTTGTAGCAAATGACCACATCAATTTGAATGTCAGACGTGGTGAAATCCATGCCCTTCTTGGTGAGAATGGTGCGGGTAAATCTACTCTGATGAACATGCTTGCTGGCTTGTTGGAACCTACAAGCGGTGAAATTGTTATCAACGGTCAATCCGTGAAGATTGACTCTCCATCCAAAGCAGCCCAATTGGGTATTGGTATGGTGCACCAACACTTTATGTTGGTTGATGCTTTCACAGTTGCTGAGAACATCATTCTTGGTTCTGAAACCACCAAAGGTGGCGTGATTGACCTTAAAAAAGCTATCGCAGAAATTAAAGAACTTTCTGCTAAGTATGGTCTTGAAGTTGATCCAACTGCAAAGGTTGCAGATATTTCTGTGGGTGCACAGCAACGTGTAGAAATCCTTAAAACACTTTACCGTGGAGCAGACCTTTTAATTTTTGATGAGCCGACAGCTGTATTGACCCCTGCGGAAATTGCAGAGCTCTTGAAAATTATGAAAGCCTTGGTTGAAGAGGGTAAATCTATTATTTTGATTACGCACAAATTGGATGAAATTCGTGCAGTTGCCGATAGTGTAACAGTTATTCGTCGAGGTAAATCAATCGAAACAGTTGCCGTTGAGGGAGCAACAAACCAAGATTTGGCTGAGTGGATGGTTGGACGTTCCGTTTCCTTTAAAACAGAGAAAGTTGAAGCAAATCCTAAAGAAGTCATTTTGTCAATTAAGGATTTGGTTGTCAATGAAAACCGTGGTATTCCAGCAGTTAAAGGCTTGTCGCTTGATGTTCGAGCAGGTGAGGTTGTTGGTATTGCTGGTATCGACGGAAATGGTCAAAGTGAGTTGATTCAGGCAATAACTGGTTTACGTAAGGTAAAATCTGGCTCAATCACTATCAAAGGTGAGGAAGTAGTTGGTAAAACTCCACGTAAAATTACAGAAATGCAAGTGAGCCACGTTCCCGAAGATCGTCATCGCGATGGACTCGTTCTTCCGATGACTGTTGCTGAGAACTTTGCGCTTCAAACTTACTATAAAGAACCGATTTCAAAAAATGGTATCTTGAACTATAATATCATTAATGAAAAAGCACGCGCGTTAATGGAAGAATTTGACGTTCGTGGGACAAGTGAACTCGTCCCAATCAAGGCTCTTTCAGGCGGTAACCAGCAAAAAGCTATCATCGCGCGTGAAATCGATCGCAACCCAGACCTTTTCATTGTTAGCCAACCAACACGCGGTTTGGACGTTGGTGCTATTGAGTATATTCGTAAGCGTCTTATTGCAGAACGTGATAAGGGTAAAGCTGTTCTTGTTGTCAGCTTCGAATTGGATGAAATTTTGGATGTATCAGATAGAATTGCTGTTATCCATGATGGTGTCATCCATGGTATTGTTGAACCTGCTAAGACCAATAAACAAGAGTTAGGTGTCTTGATGGCAGGTGGACATATTGAGAAGGGAGAAGAACATGCTTAA